A genomic window from Gossypium hirsutum isolate 1008001.06 chromosome D12, Gossypium_hirsutum_v2.1, whole genome shotgun sequence includes:
- the LOC107941167 gene encoding uncharacterized protein: MIRFWDPAYQCFTFNQEDMTPTIEEYAALLRIDNVQLNKIYVKEPKPMTFKKKLLKLTGMTDTWAEKQIRKKNEASCVPWFSLRELVQNHPDVLKRVDLFALAVYGLVVFPKVLGHIEVAVVDFFEKLRQRVNPVERTPFHMFSKTFALLEAHLEKDWPRDVTKQHWVSVFQNLHAEDITWRALWIHPSVLLYKCGNQDWVPLLGLWGGVGYAPLLVQRQFASRQFVPVTDGLAQSEFAFMGEGYMKDVRDTANSWRQIYLMELALYADTITIDYDLWRQRRVKSQVIPPIDEACQNPFLEKIPSELEIARHEFEREKAKLLRDISSLQEENYQLKIDVEIEKSRIEKVQKEVKVTRKDLRDLHLENKKLRGTIRNSGLGKASAEWKE, from the exons ATGATTCGATTCTGGGACCCAGCCTATCAGTGTTTCACTTTCAATCAGGAAGATATGACTccgaccatagaagagtatgccgCTTTACTTCGCATCGATAATGTGCAACTCAACAAGATATATGTGAAAGAGCCTAAaccaatgaccttcaagaaaaagctaCTGAAGTTGACGGGGATGACTGATACATGGGCTGAAAAACAAATAAGAAAGAAGAATGAAGCCAGTTGTGTTCCGTGGTTTTCTCTGCGGGAGTTAGTTCAGAATCATCCAGATGTGTTAAAAAGAGTAGATTTGTTTGCCTTGGCCGTTTACGGACTGGTCGTCTTCCCAAAGGTTCTTGGGCATATTGAAGTTGCGGTTGTGGATTTCTTCGAAAAGTTGAGGCAAAGAGTCAACCCG GTGGAACGCACGCCTTTCCACATGTTTTCAAAGACATTCGCCCTGTTGGAAGCACACCTTGAAAAAGATTGGCCGAGGGATGTCACTAAACAACACTGGGTCTCGGTTTTTCAGAACCTCCATGCCGAAGATATAACTTGGAGAGCACTTTGGATCCATCCCTCTGTCTTGTTATACAAGTGTGGAAACCAAGACTGGGTGCCTTTACTAggattatggggaggagttggatatgctccatTGTTGGTTCAAAGACAGTTCGCTTCACGACAGTTTGTACCAGTTACCGATGGATTGGCACAATCGGAGTTTGCCTTTATGGGTGAGGGTTACATGAAAGATGTTCGAGATACTGCGAATTCCTGGAGGCAAATCTACCTAATGGAATTAGCTCTCTATGCTGATACTATCACTATAGACTATGACCTATGGAGGCAACGACGAGTGAAGAGTCAAGTAATCCCACCGATTGATGAAGCTTGCCAGAATCCGTTCTTAGAGAAAATCCCATCCGAGCTAGAAATTGCAAGACATGAATTTGAACGTGAAAAAGCCAAACTGTTGCGAGATATCAGTTCTCTCCAGGAGGAGAACTACCAGCTGAAGATTGATGTCGAAATTGAAAAATCCAGAATCGAAAAAGTCCAAaaagaagttaaagttacaagaAAGGatttaagggaccttcatttggaaaacaagaaattaagggGCACTATAAGAAATAGTGGATTGGGCAAAGCATCAGCAGAATGGAAGGAGTAA
- the LOC107919436 gene encoding uncharacterized protein, translated as MAKMMEMMTALVKRKGPMQSPDVVEPPQSRANQDPLYPPGFTPPHVHAMQRGYPQREPTGLEQHPAPSAHLGQGMFVSNPGANPSDPIVPDLDDPVEVARLRIDDNNAQDKYRILEERIKAVEGAEVFSALSAKELSLVPDLVLPPKFKASDFEKYDGTRCPKAHLIMFCRKMTGYVNDDKLLVHCFQDSLAGSALRWYNQLSRERIRSWKDLASAFCEQYRHVSDMVELSLTKTEITVLFINTLKPSFYDKLVGSATKDFADIVISGELIENAVKSGRMEGPESSKRAVPVKKKEAEAHMVGTESHSAPNSYPAQPRPHYRPPSNFYFPPQGPYYQAPPSYPVYAVNNPRPFTVFPPNTMPAQSQPKNEPRPVRPNPERPQFTPIPVSYGELYPKLLEKQLISPHYMTPLKPSYPKWYDPNANCMYHAGNQGHSIENCIAFKRRVQGLIDAGVLRFNGVSNMTGNPLPNHTGGNVNAVTNEDNWQAKGYVTEIKTSLRKVWEMMIKNSLLCPSSKILKEESTKDQSFCDFHGVQGHDIQSCKEFRKLLQDMMDNKEVKVFDRVEGAEE; from the exons atggctaaaatgatggaaatgatgaCGGCCTTGGTCAAAAGAAAAGGACCTATGCAGAGTCCTGATGTCGTAGAGCCGCCTCAGTCAAGAGCTAATCAAGACCCACTTTATCCCCCAGGATTTACTCCACCTCATGTCCACGCAATGCAACGAGGATACCCCCAAAGGGAACCTACAGGCCTAGAACAACATCCTGCTCCATCTGCTCATTTAGGACAAGGAATGTTTGTATCGAACCCTGGGGCTAATCCCTCAGATCCAATTGTTCCAGACTTAGATGATCCTGTAGAAGTAGCAAGGCTGAGAATTGATGACAATAACGCTCAAGATAAGTATAGGATCCTGGAAGAGAGGATCAAGGCAGTAGAAGGCGCTGAAGTTTTCTCTGCTTTGAGTGCCAAAGAGCTTAGTTTGGTACCTGATTTGGTCCTACCCCCAAAATTTAAGGCatctgattttgagaagtatgacGGAACAAGATGTCCAAAGGCGCATCTGATCATGTTTTGCCGAAAGATGACTGGTTATGTAAACGATGATAAATTGTTGGTACACTGCTTTCAGGATAGTTTGGCTGGCTCGGCTCTTCGATGGTATAATCAGCTCAGTAGAGAGAGAATTCGATCATGGAAGGATTTAGCGTCAGCATTCTGTGAGCAATATAGGCATGTCTcggatatg GTGGAGCTCTCGTTAACTAAGACAGAGATAACAGTTCTCTTCATCAATACTCTGAAACCGTCATTTTACGATAAATtggtaggaagtgccacaaaagaCTTTgcagatattgtaatatctggggAACTTATTGAAAATGCCGTCAAAAGCGGGAGAATGGAAGGCCCTGAGAGTTCAAAGAGGGCAGTTCCCGTAAAGAAAAAGGAGGCAGAGGCCCATATGGTTGGAACCGAGAGCCACTCTGCCCCCAATTCATATCCCGCCCAACCACGACCTCATTATCGTCCACCTTCAAACTTCTACTTTCCTCCTCAAGGTCCTTACTATCAAGCACCTCCGTCTTACCCCGTTTATGCTGTGAATAACCCAAGACCATTCACCGTGTTCCCACCAAACACCATGCCTGCACAAAGCCAACCCAAAAATGAACCAAGACCAGTAAGACCCAATCCTGAAAGACCTCAGTTTACTCCAATTCCTGTATCATATGGAGAGTTATACCCGAAGCTGTTGGAAAAACAGTTAATATCCCCACATTACATGACACCTCTGAAGCCTTCATACCCGAAGTGGTATGATCCTAATGCTAACTGCATGTATCATGCTGGGAATCAGGGACACTCTATAGAAAACTGCATTGCTTTTAAAAGGAGGGTTCAAGGTCTTATTGATGCCGGCGTTTTACGATTCAACGGTGTtagcaacatgacgggaaatccTCTTCCTAACCATACTGGCGGGAATGTAAATGCGGTAACAAACGAAGACAATTGGCAAGCCAAAGGTTATGTTACTGAAATAAAGACATCTTTGCGGAAGGTATGGGAGATGATGATCAAAAATAGCTTGCTCTGTCCGTCTAGTAAGATTCTCAAAGAAGAAAGTACAAAAGACCAGAGTTTCTGTGATTTTCATGGCGTCCAAGGGCATGACATCCAATCTTGTAAGGAATTTAGGAAATTACTTCAGGacatgatggataacaaagagGTCAAAGTCTTTGATAGGGTGGAGGGGGCCGAGGAATGA